A region of Drosophila mauritiana strain mau12 chromosome 3L, ASM438214v1, whole genome shotgun sequence DNA encodes the following proteins:
- the LOC117141401 gene encoding B-cell lymphoma/leukemia 11B — MNLLMDSMPSHANPGQRRTTPPQHAELRISTSPQQSPQQNQTTNHNNNNETPTSPAGGKTTLKRAFDVAFLMMPDERIKQKQAEKQARLQEALHHHHHQQQQQQQQMSHYPTDLSPRGASSQPPSPAALEYISLLEARQRYPQISIRSPRVYDDPSVVIPLVDSPEAPSTSSPPPPMRSAFTKVASSSLSTSSSSPSTTSRLESPVDVGAPPLSPDQLSCHSISPPLVTPPPRTNSGGQNPNPLPANPIVYHNFRPEYQFNGAFQAVNPMQALQAQQRLKQQLLYTRPPGPGNPNGGGPSMQANSPPGPPSEFLHAYPGFAPPPHPFAVSQPLQNPAAAAILSTLIPPTLASTFTLTAQNVCAKCNISFRMTSDLVYHMRSHHKSEVACDPNRRKREEKLRCPVCQETFRERHHLTRHMTAHQDKASDHQPQLEDSSSSAGDNEIINVVGGTPPGRRMGGMPK; from the coding sequence ATGAATCTGCTCATGGATAGCATGCCGTCGCACGCGAATCCTGGCCAGCGTCGCACCACGCCGCCTCAGCACGCCGAGCTTAGGATCTCTACATCACCGCAACAGTCGCCGCAGCAGAATCAAACCACTAAtcacaataacaacaatgaGACACCCACATCGCCAGCCGGTGGAAAGACCACTCTTAAACGCGCCTTTGATGTGGCCTTCCTCATGATGCCCGATGAGCGGATCAAGCAAAAGCAGGCCGAGAAGCAGGCTCGCCTCCAGGAGGCACTGCACCATCatcaccaccaacagcagcaacagcagcagcagatgagCCACTATCCCACAGATTTGTCTCCCCGAGGAGCCTCTTCGCAGCCACCTTCGCCGGCGGCACTGGAGTACATCAGTCTGTTGGAGGCACGCCAGCGGTATCCACAGATCAGCATCCGTTCGCCGCGGGTTTATGATGATCCCAGTGTGGTCATACCCCTGGTGGATTCTCCCGAGGCTCCGTCAACTTCTTCACCACCACCGCCCATGCGCAGCGCTTTTACCAAGGTGGCCTCCTCGTCGCTGTCCACTTCATCATCCTCACCATCGACAACTTCACGTTTGGAGTCACCGGTGGATGTGGGAGCTCCACCATTGAGTCCCGATCAGCTGAGCTGTCACTCGATAAGTCCACCATTGGTTACACCTCCACCGAGAACCAATAGCGGTGGCCAAAATCCCAATCCCCTGCCAGCAAATCCCATTGTGTACCACAATTTCCGACCGGAGTATCAGTTCAACGGAGCCTTCCAGGCGGTAAATCCCATGCAGGCTCTGCAAGCACAGCAGCGCCTCAAGCAGCAGTTGTTGTACACGCGTCCACCGGGACCGGGAAATCCCAATGGTGGAGGACCTTCTATGCAGGCAAACTCACCACCGGGTCCACCGTCGGAGTTCCTGCATGCCTATCCCGGATTTGCTCCGCCACCACATCCATTTGCGGTATCCCAACCTCTCCAGAAtcccgcagcagcagccattCTCTCCACGTTGATTCCACCCACATTGGCATCCACTTTTACTCTGACCGCTCAGAATGTGTGCGCCAAGTGCAACATAAGTTTCCGGATGACCAGTGATCTGGTGTATCACATGCGATCCCATCACAAAAGCGAGGTGGCCTGCGATCCGAATCGACGCAAGCGGGAGGAGAAACTCCGATGTCCCGTCTGCCAGGAGACTTTCAGGGAGCGACACCATCTAACGCGACACATGACCGCCCACCAGGACAAGGCCAGTGATCACCAGCCGCAGTTGGAGGACTCATCCTCCTCTGCCGGTGACAACGAGATAATCAATGTGGTCGGCGGCACACCGCCAGGTCGCCGAATGGGTGGCATGCCCAAATGA
- the LOC117141399 gene encoding DNA polymerase epsilon subunit 2: MDVDLLPLRKRITNTFKLCGFLIRSENSSYLAEQLLPFDASERDKWLTVITENLQSQKLLTPHVERAALEKAINELNRVGLDEGETVFALIDAFTVPRFRYNQRIKKFELDTQPRQLLTAPRMKSDYMQQRYAMLLQKTLRHDLFAPAVIQDGVGAEAQAKKFKLQFAENLLATSAMKEAVVLGLLTQLKEGKFYVEDPTGCVQLDLTGARFHAGFFCEGCFVLAEGNYNNGVLKVDGLGFPPAEPATSSRAFFGTANTWGGESAKLLKYSAGLQELERTNTETTIVFLSDVRLDLPVVMDKLRQLFVGYDSCPPQAIVLMGPFTASTRNHHELRHHLDALGGLAAGCEQLKKQTDLILVPSSEDPTAPNILPRAPIPECLAAGLLKAWPRTQLATNPCRLQYCTQQIVVCRLDLMAKFCRNTLHFPEDTSQIEQHFARTIVCQGHLVPIHPIAMPVHWDYDPALWLYPLPDLIVMGDSCQSFSSSQHGCTVLNTGSFVKSKFAFKVYIPATRTIEDSEIPDEME, from the exons ATGGATGTGGATTTACTGCCGCTGAGAAAGCGAATAACAAACACCTTCAAGCTATGTGGATTCCTGATCCGCTCGGAGAACAGTTCCTACCTGgcggagcagctgctgccctTCGACGCGTCGGAACGGGACAAATGGCTGACGGTGATTACCGAGAATCTCCAGAGCCAAAAGCTTTTGACGCCTCATGTGGAGCGGGCCGCCCTGGAGAAGGCCATCAATGAACTTAACCGGGTGGGATTGGATGAAGGCGAGACGGTCTTTGCCCTGATCGATGCCTTTACGGTGCCCCGTTTTCGGTACAACCAGCGGATCAAGAAATTCGAACTGGACACACAGCCGCGTCAGTTGCTGACCGCTCCGCGCATGAAATCGGACTACATGCAGCAACGATATGCCATGTTACTACAGAAAACTTTGCGACATGACCTCTTTGCACCCGCCGTCATCCAGGATGGTGTTGGAGCCGAGGCTCAGGCTAAGAAATTTAAGCTCCAGTTTGCGGAGAACCTGCTGGCCACCTCGGCGATGAAGGAGGCAGTTGTTTTGGGACTACTTACCCAACTAAAGGAGGGCAAGTTTTATGTCGAGGATCCCACGGGTTGCGTTCAGTTAGATCTCACTGGAGCCCGTTTCCATGCCGGCTTCTTCTGCGAGGGCTGCTTTGTTTTAGCCGAGGGCAACTATAACAACGGTGTACTCAAGG TTGACGGCCTGGGATTCCCACCCGCGGAACCGGCAACCAGCAGTAGAGCGTTTTTTGGCACCGCCAACACTTGGGGCGGTGAGTCTGCTAAGCTGCTGAAGTACTCAGCCGGACTACAGGAACTGGAGCGTACCAACACGGAGACAACCATTGTTTTCCTTTCCGACGTTCGGTTGGATCTGCCGGTTGTCATGGACAAGCTGCGCCAGTTGTTCGTAGGCTATGATTCCTGCCCGCCGCAGGCTATAGTGCTCATGGGTCCCTTCACGGCCAGCACAAGGAATCATCATGAGCTGAGGCATCACCTGGATGCATTGGGTGGCTTGGCAGCTGGCTGCGAGCAGCTGAAAAAGCAAACGGATCTGATACTCGTTCCCTCTTCGGAAGATCCCACGGCACCTAATATTCTGCCCCGTGCTCCAATTCCCGAATGCCTGGCAGCAGGCCTGCTGAAGGCCTGGCCACGCACCCAGTTGGCCACTAATCCGTGTCGCCTGCAGTACTGCACCCAGCAGATTGTGGTCTGCCGTCTGGATTTAATGGCCAAATTTTGTCGCAACACCTTGCATTTTCCCGAAGACACGTCCCAGATCGAGCAGCATTTTGCCAGAACAATTGTGTGCCAGGGTCATTTGGTGCCCATTCATCCGATTGCCATGCCAGTGCACTGGGACTACGATCCTGCTCTGTGGTTGTATCCACTGCCGGATCTGATAGTCATGGGCGATTCGTGTCAGAGCTTTAGCAGCAGTCAACATGGCTGCACTGTTCTCAATACCGGCTCCTTTGTCAAGTCCAAGTTCGCCTTTAAAGTGTATATACCAGCGACGCGAACGATTGAGGACTCGGAGATACCGGACGAAATGGAGTAG
- the LOC117141400 gene encoding solute carrier family 22 member 13, whose amino-acid sequence MPPRDCEKYENFLLFIGDFGPFQKRLLFWMMPAAFLFAFTYFGQIFMILLPKNHWCRVRELEGLPESEQKNRGIPKKQDGSFENCFMYNVPYDSNETNDANQTRSQIPCINGWIYDRKEVPYESIATEYNWVCDKRDFGTYSVVVYFVGCIVGCLCFGFITDHSGRLPALFLANSCSMIGGCVSVVCKGFPCFAASRFVAGLAMNYCFVPIYILTLENVGIKYRTLVGNLALTFSFTLGACLLPWLAYVISNWRHYAMVVALPMVLMILTSLLAPESPSWLMSVGKLDRCMEVLKEAAKANGKTISEEVWSEMRECFELKFANEQLGKQYTSLDLFKTFPRFVVLTILIVTWMVVALAYDAHVRVVEILDTDVFITFSLSSLVEIPAGIVPMLLLDRIGRKPVMSAVMLLCATSSLFVGLLKGHWDASTAAIAARFFATMAYNVGQQWASEILPTVLRGQGLAIINIMGQMGALTSPLVLSTHRYYPPLPMFIITSVSVIGASIILFLPETRGVKMPQTLDEAEKRWTLRCRDREINGDL is encoded by the exons ATGCCCCCCAGAGATTGTGAAAAGTATGAGAACTTCTTGCTGTTCATTGGGGACTTTGGTCCTTTTCAAAAGCGACTGCTGTTTTGGATGATGCCCGCCGCCTTTCTGTTCGCATTCACCTACTTTGGTCAGATATTCATGATACTGTTGCCGAAGAATCACTGGTGCAGAGTACGAGAACTGGAGGGACTGCCGGAAAGTGAACAAAAGAATCGGGGAATTCCCAAAAAGCAGGATGGCAGTTTCGAGAATTGTTTTATGTACAATGTGCCATACGACTCAAATGAGACCAACGATGCGAATCAGACAAGGAGCCAGATTCCCTGCATCAATGGTTGGATTTATGATCGCAAGGAGGTGCCCTACGAGTCCATCGCCACCGAGTACAATTGGGTGTGCGACAAAAGGGATTTCGGGACATATAGTGTCGTTGTCTACTTTGTGGGCTGCATTGTGGGTTGCCTGTGCTTTGGATTCATCACCGATCATTCCGGTCGCCTGCCTGCCCTATTCCTGGCCAACTCCTGCTCCATGATCGGCGGTTGCGTGAGTGTGGTCTGCAAGGGCTTTCCCTGCTTTGCTGCCAGCCGATTTGTGGCTGGACTGGCAATGAACTACTGCTTCGTTCCCATTTATATTCTAA CTTTGGAGAACGTTGGCATCAAGTATCGCACACTGGTGGGGAACTTAGCCCTCACATTCTCCTTCACCTTGGGCGCCTGCTTGCTTCCCTGGCTGGCCTATGTCATCAGTAATTGGAGGCACTATGCCATGGTCGTTGCCCTGCCTATGGTATTAATGATATTGACCAGCTTGCTGGCTCCAGAGTCACCAAG TTGGCTCATGTCGGTGGGTAAATTGGACCGGTGTATGGAAGTGCTGAAAGAAGCGGCCAAAGCCAATGGAAAAACCATTTCCGAAGAGGTTTGGTCCGAGATGCGGGAATGCTTTGAACTTAAATTTGCGAACGAGCAATTGGGAAAGCAATACACCAGCCTGGATCTCTTTAAGACATTTCCGAGGTTCGTCGTACTTACGATTTTGATCGTCACTTGGATGGTTGTGGCCCTAGCGTACGATGCGCATGTTCGGGTCGTCGAAATCCTGGACACCGATGTATTTATAACCTTTTCCCTTTCCTCGCTCGTTGAAATTCCTGCTGGAATCGTGCCAATGCTTTTGCTAGATCGAATTGGTCGCAAGCCTGTGATGTCGGCTGTCATGCTATTGTGTGCAACGTCCAGTCTCTTCGTTGGCCTTCTAAAAGGACATTGGGATGCATCAACGGCAGCGATTGCAGCCAGATTTTTCGCCACAATGGCGTACAATGTGGGTCAACAGTGGGCCTCTGAGATACTGCCAACCGTGCTGCGCGGCCAGGGACTGGCTATCATCAACATTATGGGTCAGATGGGTGCCCTAACCTCACCTCTTGTACTCAGCACCCACCGCTACTATCCTCCGTTGCCCATGTTTATTATCACATCGGTGTCCGTGATAGGCGCTTCAATAATCTTGTTTCTGCCGGAGACCAGGGGAGTTAAGATGCCACAAACGTTAGATGAGGCGGAAAAGCGCTGGACGTTACGTTGTAGAGATCGTGAAATAAACGGGGAtctttaa
- the LOC117140834 gene encoding ribosome biogenesis regulatory protein homolog → MDVVKEVLAKHQKELDKYKPITVEKHLECRLDVGSLLITDPNDFDDRELRSNKEEYLTALTRENTQLLVNAIWELPTERVDESIVAKLPEPTTVLPRLRKPPGPRPLTKWEKFAKEKGISKKKKEKKTYDETMDKWVPTYGFKRAEAEKAKDWVLEVPQNADPNTDMFQKKIDLRNEKVAKNEIQRMKNIVRAKKIDMPRSGYLGPEAASSSQLLTAVTVAKSSTASVGKFQNKLPKEKEARGLGIKELIPGGKRKQSHITQTPEKEANLDLIKSVLNKKPKLDVSKAVSMEKRDNRLAREAEAENEPGRKGGKKPKGKGSRKAVGKKSKGNRGERAPGKKAQAGRKRR, encoded by the exons ATGGATGTTGTTAAGGAAGTTCTGGCCAAACACCAAAAGGAATTGGACAAATACAAGCCGATTACAGTAGAAAAGCATTTGGAATGCCGACTGGACGTTGGCAGCCTGCTGATCACAGATCCCAACGATTTCGATGACCGGGAATTGAG GTCCAACAAAGAGGAGTACCTGACCGCACTGACACGGGAGAACACCCAACTCCTGGTCAATGCCATTTGGGAGCTGCCCACCGAACGGGTGGACGAGAGCATTGTGGCCAAGCTGCCGGAACCCACGACGGTACTGCCCCGCCTCCGGAAACCACCAGGTCCGCGTCCGCTCACCAAATGGGAGAAGTTCGCCAAGGAGAAGGGCATCAGCAAgaagaaaaaggaaaagaagaCCTACGATGAGACCATGGAT AAATGGGTGCCCACATATGGTTTCAAGCGTGCCGAGGCCGAAAAGGCCAAGGATTGGGTGCTGGAGGTGCCACAGAATGCCGATCCCAATACGGACATGTTTCAGAAGAAGATCGACCTGCGCAACGAGAAGGTGGCCAAGAATGAGATCCAGCGGATGAAGAACATTGTGCGCGCCAAGAAGATCGACATGCCACGCAGCGGTTACTTGGGACCCGAAGCTGCCTCCTCCAGTCAGCTGTTAACGGCCGTCACTGTGGCCAAATCCTCCACGGCCTCAGTCGGCAAATTCCAAAACAAACTGCCCAAGGAGAAGGAGGCACGTGGTCTGGGCATTAAAGAGCTGATTCCTGGCGGCAAACGGAAGCAGTCGCATATCACACAAACGCCCGAGAAGGAGGCCAACCTGGATCTCATCAAGAGCGTGCTGAACAAGAAGCCCAAACTGGACGTGAGCAAGGCGGTATCGATGGAGAAGCGCGACAATCGCTTGGC GCGCGAAGCAGAGGCTGAGAATGAACCAGGCAGGAagggcggcaagaagcccaaGGGCAAGGGAAGTCGCAAGGCTGTGGGCAAGAAGTCCAAGGGCAATCGTGGTGAAAGGGCTCCGGGCAAGAAGGCGCAAGCCGGTCGCAAACGTCGCTAG
- the LOC117140833 gene encoding glutaminyl-peptide cyclotransferase has translation MGIGSVVFAAAGLLLLLLPPSQQQAPTGNIGSQWRDDEVHFNRTLDSILVPRVVGSRGHQQVREYLVQSLNGLGFQTEVDEFKQRVPVFGELTFANVVGTINPQAQNFLALACHYDSKYFPNDPGFVGATDSAVPCAILLNTAKTLGAYLQKEFRNRSDVGLMLIFFDGEEAFKEWTDADSVYGSKHLAAKLASKRSGSQAQLAPRNIDRIEVLVLLDLIGARNPKFSSFYENTDGLHSSLVQIEKSLRTAGQLEGNNNMFLSRVSGGLVDDDHRPFLDENVPVLHLVATPFPDVWHTPRDNAANLHWPSIRNFNRVFRNFVYQYLKRHTSPVNLRFYRT, from the exons ATGGGGATCGGTTCCGTAGTTTTTGCCGCCGCTggcctgctgctcctcctcctcccgcCGTCGCAGCAGCAAGCGCCAACGGGAAAC ATTGGATCCCAGTGGCGCGACGATGAGGTCCATTTCAACCGCACCCTGGACTCCATTTTGGTGCCACGCGTCGTTGGCAGTCGGGGGCATCAGCAG GTGCGCGAGTACCTGGTCCAATCGCTGAACGGCCTTGGCTTCCAAACGGAAGTGGATGAGTTCAAGCAGAGAGTTCCAGTTTTCGGCGAGCTCACGTTCGCCAACGTAGTGGGCACAATCAATCCCCAGGCTCAGAACTTCCTCGCTCTGGCCTGCCACTACGACAGCAAGTACTTCCCCAATGATCCCGGCTTCGTGGGCGCCACTGACTCCGCCGTGCCCTGTGCCATTCTGCTGAACACCGCCAAGACCTTGGGCGCGTATCTGCAGAAAGAGTTTCGCAATCGCAGCGATGTGGGACTTATG CTCATATTCTTCGATGGCGAGGAGGCCTTTAAGGAGTGGACCGATGCGGACTCCGTATACGGCTCAAAGCATCTGGCCGCAAAGTTGGCTAGCAAACGCAGTGGTTCCCAGGCGCAACTAGCTCCACGCAATATAGATCGAATT gaagtgctggtgctgctggatCTTATTGGGGCGCGGAATCCCAAGTTCTCCAGTTTTTATGAAAACACCGATGGACTGCACTCCAGTCTCGTGCAGATTGAGAAATCTCTGCGCACTGCCGGCCAGCTGGAGGGCAATAACAATATGTTTTTAAGTCGTGTCAGCGGTGGTCTAGTCGACGATGATCATCGACCTTTTTTAGATGAAA ATGTTCCTGTGCTGCATTTGGTAGCCACTCCTTTCCCAGACGTCTGGCACACGCCTAGGGACAATGCCGCCAATCTGCACTGGCCTTCCATACGCAATTTCAACCGTGTCTTCCGTAACTTCGTTTATCAATACCTTAAGCGGCACACGTCACCAGTGAATTTGCGTTTTTACCGAACATAG
- the LOC117140854 gene encoding LOW QUALITY PROTEIN: glutaminyl-peptide cyclotransferase (The sequence of the model RefSeq protein was modified relative to this genomic sequence to represent the inferred CDS: inserted 1 base in 1 codon): MLGRIALFLTIIYVVFKAMFLRWVVEKPPFKFDDDEEHFNATLAKLLKPRFVGSKGHAEVQDFIETELKRLDFITLRNDFQQGVNITNLVGFWNMRAKFYLILTCHYDSKKPENGTTDEFLAAAEGAVSCAILLNVAKTLRQFLIDRWSEKRSVGLAFIFFDGHNSLSSDPYDENELMGATHFIDEEFIPLQNMAVAVTLSYIGAPNQTFLSYFEVTNDLHNLIADIEQDLRKSGQLDDCHVLFQMKTHYDKDLLDDHIXFDEQDVPVIHVSPQEFPNVIYTPADNVENLHYPTIRNMIKIIRCFVHDFYEKWQYFMKWRQTFAINYDFYDD, from the exons ATGCTGGGAAGGATTGCGTTGTTCTTAACCATAATTTATGTGGTGTTTAAAGCAATGTTTTTGCGTTGGGTTGTTGAAAAGCCCCCCTTTAAATTCGATGACGATGAGGAACACTTTAATGCTACGTTGGCGAAACTACTAAAGCCTCGATTTGTGGGCAGCAAAGGGCATGCCGAGGTTCAAGATTTCATCGAGACGGAGCTGAAGCGTTTGGATTTCATCACATTAAGGAATGACTTCCAACAAGGAGTCAATATTACCAATTTGGTAGGCTTTTGGAATATGAGGGCTAAGTTTTATCTGATACTAACCTGTCACTACGACAGCAAAAAGCCAGAGAATGGGACCACCGATGAGTTCCTTGCAGCCGCAGAAGGCGCTGTATCGTGTGCCATTCTCCTTAACGTGGCCAAAACATTAAGACAATTTTTAATCGATAGGTGGTCTGAAAAAAGGTCCGTGGGACTGGCT TTTATCTTCTTCGACGGGCACAATTCCTTAAGCTCAGATCCCTATGATGAAAATGAACTTATGGGCGCAACACACTTTATAGATGAAGAATTTATACCTTTGCAAAACATG GCGGTTGCGGTAACTCTTAGCTATATTGGCGCGCCAAATCAAACCTTTTTGAGCTACTTTGAAGTTACCAATGATTTGCACAACCTGATTGCTGACATCGAACAGGATCTCAGAAAATCCGGACAACTCGACGACTGTCATGTGTTATTCCAAATGAAAACACACTACGACAAAGATCTGCTTGACGATCATA TATTCGACGAACAAG ATGTGCCAGTCATTCATGTGAGTCCACAAGAATTTCCAAATGTCATTTATACGCCAGCGGACAATGTCGAGAATCTACACTATCCTACCATTCGAAATATGATCAAAATTATTCGCTGTTTTGTGCATGATTTCTATGAAAAGTGGCAATACTTTATGAAATGGCGAcaaacttttgcaataaattaTGATTTTTATGATGACTAA
- the LOC117140159 gene encoding beta-alanine transporter — protein MKLRFISQIFNFSLCFNMADDEKGNASTDDDDKPKKREQRDQGQQSKLKKIKYYIEPDKVDIGIQAGDSLEKVKVTYVEPDDEESSHGFYWGKKRSETSLPRRSWETDDYIDFDDLLPMIGQFGRFQIRLFLFMIPFCFITAFVYLGQIFMCLTPTKYYCYVPELLHTPVELRKDLSIPKEKDGSYSRCRMYNTNYTRIHFAENPRAYINTSLPTIPCKKGYVFEHEDRAFESATMEFGWLCDDDKYATYAQIIFFLGSILGGLGYGHFADHCGRVAAVVSSCFLALLGSLATSMSTDFFSFAISRFLVGASYDTCFTMVYILVLEYVGPKYRTLVANLSLALFYSPFTMVMPWIALSAGNWRRFSSFASLPIVLAMFSFCLLPESARWLVSVGEIDKSMEILKNVIEVNKKHVSKEILDLFEASCTQFYKEELDGRDFTVLSIFKRKRMARYMILMILIWMSISLVYDGHVRAASVLDSENIFLFFTIACATELPGNILVILTLDRAGRRWCSFFYTSLSGIFSLLGASFQNRAHMRMSALAGRFFSNICYNIGLQWAAEILPTVVRAQGVAFIHTMGFVAMLMSPPVVYLSKKSLSSTLIVLGALGIFGGLLALLLPETLNHELPETLSDGAQFGKNQRIWHMPCCGPGSRKSHPRHNWHQGSSLRTLSKDEFRSSKMHRKTKYRFDSHPSPSSSDYKGTEEKEIRTYKYGNGSKWPEDKS, from the exons atGAAGCTACGATTTATTAGtcagattttcaatttttcccTGTGCTTCAATATGGCAGATGACGAAAAGGGAAATGCATCGACGGATGATGATGACAAGCCGAAAAAGAGGGAACAAAGGGATCAGGGGCAACAGTCAAAGCTGAAGAAGAT AAAGTATTACATTGAGCCGGATAAAGTGGACATTGGAATACAGGCGGGTGATTCGTTGGAGAAGGTCAAAGTGACCTACGTGGAGCCAGATGACGAAGAATCCTCGCATGGCTTCTATTGGGGAAAGAAGAGATCGGAAACATCATTACCGCGTCGATCGTGGGAGACGGATGACTATATAGATTTCGATGATCTCCTGCCGATGATCGGCCAGTTTGGCCGTTTCCAGATTAGGCTGTTCCTGTTCATGATACCCTTCTGCTTCATCACCGCCTTCGTGTATCTGGGCCAGATATTCATGTGCCTGACCCCAACGAAGTACTACTGTTATGTGCCGGAACTTTTACATACGCCCGTGGAGCTGCGCAAGGATTTGTCCATTCCAAAGGAGAAGGATGGATCTTACAGTCGCTGCCGGATGTACAATACCAATTACACGAGGATCCACTTTGCGGAGAATCCGAGAGCCTATATCAACACTTCACTGCCCACGATTCCCTGCAAGAAAGGCTATGTTTTCGAGCACGAGGACAGAGCATTCGAATCGGCCACCATGGAGTTTGGCTGGCTGTGCGATGACGACAAGTACGCCACCTATGCCCAGATCATCTTCTTCCTGGGTTCCATTTTGGGCGGACTTGGTTATGGCCACTTTGCGGATCACTGTGGCCGTGTGGCGGCGGTGGTCAGTAGCTGCTTCCTTGCTCTGTTAGGCAGCCTGGCCACCTCGATGTCCACGGACTTCTTCAGCTTTGCAATATCGAGATTTTTAGTTGGTGCCTCCTACGATACCTGCTTTACGATGGTATACATTTTGG TGCTCGAGTATGTGGGTCCCAAGTACCGGACACTGGTGGCCAATCTATCCCTGGCCCTGTTCTACTCCCCCTTCACGATGGTGATGCCGTGGATAGCGCTTTCAGCCGGAAATTGGAGGAGATTTTCCTCATTTGCATCCTTGCCCATTGTGCTTGCCATGTTTTCCTTTTGTCTGCTACCGGAATCTGCACG ATGGCTGGTATCGGTGGGTGAGATCGACAAGTCCATGGAGATATTGAAAAATGTGATTGAGGTAAACAAGAAGCATGTGTCCAAGGAGATACTTGATCTCTTCGAGGCGAGCTGCACGCAGTTCTACAAGGAGGAGCTCGATGGACGTGATTTTACAGTGCTTTCCATATTCAAGAGGAAGCGGATGGCCCGTTATATGATCCTGATGATTCTCATCTGGATGTCCATCTCTTTGGTTTACGATGGACATGTTCGTGCGGCCAGTGTCCTGGACAGTGAGAATATCTTTCTGTTCTTTACCATCGCCTGTGCCACTGAGTTGCCGGGTAATATCCTAGTGATCCTTACTCTGGATCGCGCTGGACGTCGGTGGTGCTCTTTTTTTTACACTTCGTTGAGTGGAATCTTTAGTCTGTTAGGGGCCAGCTTTCAGAATCGCGCCCATATGAGGATGTCAGCGTTAGCTGGAAGATTCTTTTCCAACATCTGCTATAATATAGGACTGCAGTGGGCCGCTGAGATACTGCCCACGGTGGTAAGGGCTCAGGGAGTAGCCTTCATCCACACGATGGGCTTTGTGGCGATGTTGATGTCCCCGCCAGTGGTCTATCTTTCCAAAAAGTCCCTTTCCAGCACGCTTATCGTTTTGGGAGCCCTGGGTATCTTCGGTGGACTACTGGCTCTGTTGCTACCGGAAACGCTGAACCACGAACTCCCGGAAACTCTCAGTGATGGCGCCCAATTCGGTAAGAATCAAAGGATTTGGCACATGCCCTGCTGTGGCCCAGGATCAAGAAAATCCCATCCCAGGCACAACTGGCACCAGGGCTCGAGCTTAAGGACACTATCGAAGGACGAGTTCCGCTCCAGCAAAATGCATCGCAAGACGAAATATAGGTTTGATTCCCACCCGAGTCCATCATCGAGTGATTACAAGGGCACCGAGGAGAAGGAAATCCGAACGTATAAATATGGAAACGGCTCAAAGTGGCCAGAAGATAAGAGCTGA